A window of the Parabacteroides merdae ATCC 43184 genome harbors these coding sequences:
- a CDS encoding DUF3256 family protein — MKRLFLSILLCVFVWGMKAQEMDAVFVAMPDQYVPQLENAWRKDLIDLYNSGKEAKLKNTMNGFSTLKKLTDDYLLLQVTERSTVEMKLLPLVNDTYVVCMITTVYGPVPDSQVEFFTTDWKLLDSADLYTPVPVEWFIKDDADKNRTAFIEATARLDMDLRKYSLSPDDQTLTVEYTTPQYLTKTERKQVEPFLKNTPKVYTWEKFHFK; from the coding sequence ATGAAACGATTATTTCTTTCTATACTGCTTTGTGTATTTGTGTGGGGGATGAAGGCACAGGAGATGGATGCGGTCTTTGTCGCCATGCCTGACCAATATGTACCCCAGCTGGAAAATGCCTGGCGTAAGGATTTGATAGATTTGTATAATTCAGGAAAGGAAGCGAAGCTGAAAAACACCATGAACGGCTTTTCCACCTTGAAGAAGCTGACGGACGATTACCTGTTGTTGCAGGTGACGGAGCGCAGCACGGTAGAGATGAAGCTCTTGCCGCTGGTCAACGATACCTATGTCGTTTGTATGATCACGACCGTATACGGTCCTGTTCCCGACAGCCAGGTCGAGTTTTTCACGACAGACTGGAAGCTGTTGGACTCTGCTGATTTGTATACTCCGGTTCCAGTAGAATGGTTTATTAAAGACGATGCCGACAAGAACCGCACCGCCTTTATCGAAGCAACTGCTCGTCTGGATATGGACTTACGGAAATATTCGCTTAGCCCCGACGACCAGACGTTGACGGTCGAATACACGACCCCCCAATATTTGACGAAAACCGAACGCAAGCAGGTGGAACCTTTCCTGAAGAACACTCCAAAGGTTTATACCTGGGAAAAGTTCCACTTTAAATAA
- a CDS encoding PepSY-like domain-containing protein, which yields MKTKLSVLLLYLCSLTLFAACSNNRQKQKTPAENVATPIRNFLKQKYPAATILKSEKETNGTEVDIQEKSLHKEVWFDTKEQWVSTHWEISTRDVPVAVMDALQSSAYNQYKIEDITAIERPDGLFYDFELKQDNNEIHIILDSEAKIVIKSSTIAPGYDW from the coding sequence ATGAAAACTAAATTATCCGTCTTGCTATTGTACTTATGCAGCCTCACACTGTTCGCCGCATGCAGCAACAACCGGCAAAAACAAAAAACACCTGCCGAAAACGTCGCAACTCCTATCCGGAACTTCTTGAAACAGAAGTATCCGGCCGCAACGATCCTGAAATCCGAAAAAGAGACTAACGGGACGGAAGTGGATATACAAGAAAAGAGTCTGCACAAAGAAGTATGGTTCGACACGAAGGAGCAATGGGTCTCCACACATTGGGAAATCAGTACCCGCGACGTTCCTGTCGCCGTTATGGATGCGTTGCAAAGCTCCGCCTACAACCAATATAAAATAGAAGATATCACGGCAATCGAACGGCCGGACGGCCTGTTCTACGATTTTGAACTGAAACAAGACAACAATGAGATACATATCATACTCGACTCCGAAGCGAAGATCGTAATCAAAAGTTCGACCATTGCTCCGGGATACGACTGGTAG
- a CDS encoding RNA polymerase sigma factor encodes MELETFKITVLPLREKLINISWRMIEDRSDAEDIVQETFLKLWQIREKLDGYNSVEALAVQVVKNLALDKLKQHRPEGTDIALLSLDSGTRNPAEELEQHDTVARIRWLISKLPSLQQTIIRMKDVEGYELAEIAEITGTQVEAVRVNLSRARKKIREQLMKEL; translated from the coding sequence ATGGAACTCGAAACGTTTAAAATAACCGTGCTGCCGCTTCGGGAGAAGTTGATCAATATTTCCTGGCGGATGATAGAGGACAGGTCGGATGCAGAAGACATCGTGCAGGAGACTTTTCTGAAATTGTGGCAGATTCGCGAGAAGTTGGATGGTTATAACAGTGTCGAGGCGCTGGCTGTACAAGTGGTCAAGAACCTGGCGCTGGACAAACTGAAACAGCATCGGCCAGAAGGGACGGATATAGCCTTGCTTTCTCTTGATTCGGGAACAAGGAACCCGGCGGAAGAATTGGAGCAGCACGATACGGTTGCCCGTATCCGTTGGCTGATAAGTAAGCTGCCTTCGCTACAGCAAACCATTATCCGGATGAAAGATGTCGAAGGATATGAATTGGCGGAGATAGCGGAGATCACAGGCACTCAGGTCGAAGCGGTTCGGGTGAATCTTTCGAGAGCCCGGAAAAAGATACGGGAACAGTTAATGAAGGAGTTATGA